One window from the genome of uncultured Tateyamaria sp. encodes:
- a CDS encoding acyl-CoA dehydrogenase family protein, translating into MDLSYSPDEHAFQNEVRQFLADELPADIAEKVRLDTDLTKDDMERWHAILNNRGWLAQNWPKAFGGAEWSAVQRHIYDTEAADANAPRIVPFGLSMLGPVLQKFGSKEQQDHWLPRILDGTDWWCQGYSEPGAGSDLASLKTRAVRDGDHYIVNGQKTWTTLGQFANMIFCLVRTDPDAKQQEGISFLLIDMDTPGVEVRPIILLDGCHEVNEVWFTDVRVPASNLVGEENKGWTYAKYLLTHERTGLGGVGFSQAGLKTVKRIAKAANHNGKPLIENPHFAARVAQVEIDLHAMATTNLRIISQAAAGEAPGLEASMLKVKGSIIRQEINDLARRAVGPYAMPFASEAVEGANDRIPDPLDAGPVAGQYFNNRKLSIFGGSNEIQRGIIAKVTMSGGA; encoded by the coding sequence ATGGACCTGAGCTACTCCCCCGACGAACACGCCTTCCAAAACGAAGTGCGGCAATTCCTGGCTGACGAACTGCCCGCAGACATCGCCGAAAAGGTCCGCCTGGACACGGACCTGACCAAGGACGACATGGAACGCTGGCACGCGATCCTGAACAATCGTGGCTGGCTGGCGCAGAACTGGCCCAAGGCATTTGGCGGCGCCGAATGGTCTGCGGTCCAACGACATATCTACGACACCGAAGCCGCCGACGCCAACGCCCCCCGCATCGTGCCGTTCGGTCTCTCGATGCTCGGCCCCGTCCTGCAAAAATTCGGATCGAAAGAGCAACAAGACCACTGGCTGCCCCGTATCCTCGACGGCACCGACTGGTGGTGCCAGGGCTATTCCGAACCCGGCGCAGGCTCCGACCTCGCCTCGCTGAAAACCAGGGCGGTGCGGGACGGCGACCACTATATCGTCAACGGCCAGAAGACATGGACGACGCTGGGGCAATTCGCCAACATGATCTTCTGCCTTGTCCGTACGGACCCGGATGCCAAACAGCAGGAAGGGATCAGCTTCCTGCTCATCGACATGGACACACCCGGGGTCGAGGTGCGGCCCATCATCCTGCTCGACGGCTGTCACGAGGTGAACGAGGTCTGGTTCACGGATGTGCGGGTTCCCGCCTCCAACCTCGTGGGCGAGGAAAACAAGGGCTGGACCTATGCCAAGTACCTGCTCACCCACGAACGCACCGGCCTTGGCGGCGTCGGGTTCTCCCAGGCGGGTCTCAAGACGGTCAAACGCATCGCCAAGGCCGCCAATCACAACGGCAAACCGCTGATCGAAAACCCCCATTTTGCCGCGCGCGTCGCACAGGTGGAAATTGACCTGCACGCCATGGCCACCACAAATCTGCGCATCATCTCGCAGGCTGCAGCGGGCGAGGCACCGGGGCTGGAAGCGTCCATGCTCAAGGTCAAAGGGTCCATTATCCGACAGGAAATCAACGACCTGGCGCGTCGCGCCGTCGGCCCCTATGCCATGCCCTTCGCCTCCGAAGCGGTGGAAGGGGCCAATGACCGCATTCCCGACCCGCTCGACGCGGGGCCCGTTGCAGGGCAATACTTCAACAATCGCAAGCTCTCGATCTTCGGTGGCTCCAACGAAATCCAACGCGGCATCATCGCCAAAGTGACCATGAGCGGAGGCGCATGA
- a CDS encoding CRTAC1 family protein: protein MRDAHRSFKLPDLGRGLVALLLGIAHPALAGTPSFTPVDVPLHIYDGGWEHFVGGGLAVLDCNGDARPDLVAAGGTNPPLLLRNVSEDTVAFEPVADTGLDIRGTTGAYPLDIDNDGHLDLVMLRVGPDQILRGRGDCTFEPLPYRFDNRWSTAFSATWERGASAPTLAFGHYVDRSDPDGPFEACDINHLWRPDGPTYAVTELVPGHCALSLLFTDWARNGRADLRVSNDRHYYVRDGEEQMWAMDPVPRLYTEADGWARHTLWGMGIATRDLDRDGRDEVYLSSMGDQRLMRQIGDGPGFQDVPFDMGTAAHRPYLGDDGRPSTGWHIAFGDVNNDGRDDAFIAKGNVQQMPGNAMEDPNNLLIAQADGSFAEAGDIAGVASLHRGRGAALVDFNGDGLLDLAVVNRRAPLEIWQNVTRTDGNWLSVSLSQPAPNTQAVGAWIEVDDGGAVQSREVTVGGGHAGGVAGPQHFGLGAAQTVRLRVRWPHAAWSGWQDVAAGAPVVLRR, encoded by the coding sequence ATGCGTGACGCACACAGATCATTCAAACTCCCCGACCTGGGGCGGGGCCTCGTCGCGCTGCTCCTCGGGATCGCGCACCCGGCCCTGGCGGGGACGCCGTCCTTCACACCCGTGGACGTGCCTCTGCACATCTATGATGGCGGATGGGAACATTTCGTGGGCGGCGGTCTGGCCGTGCTTGATTGCAACGGCGATGCCCGCCCCGATCTGGTGGCCGCGGGCGGCACCAATCCTCCGCTTCTGCTTCGGAACGTGTCCGAAGATACGGTGGCATTTGAACCGGTGGCCGATACCGGCTTGGATATACGGGGCACGACGGGGGCCTATCCGCTTGATATCGACAATGACGGGCATCTTGATCTGGTGATGCTGCGCGTTGGCCCCGATCAGATCCTGCGCGGACGCGGCGATTGCACGTTCGAGCCGTTGCCCTACCGCTTTGACAACCGGTGGAGCACGGCGTTTTCCGCCACCTGGGAGAGGGGCGCGTCCGCCCCCACCCTCGCCTTTGGTCACTATGTGGACCGCAGCGACCCCGATGGCCCGTTCGAGGCGTGTGACATCAACCATCTGTGGCGTCCCGACGGGCCGACCTATGCCGTCACCGAACTGGTGCCGGGGCATTGTGCCCTGTCATTGCTGTTCACCGATTGGGCGCGCAACGGGCGGGCTGACCTGCGCGTGTCCAATGACCGGCACTATTATGTGCGCGACGGAGAAGAGCAGATGTGGGCGATGGACCCTGTGCCACGGCTTTACACCGAAGCGGATGGATGGGCGCGGCACACGCTGTGGGGCATGGGTATCGCAACCCGCGATCTGGATCGCGACGGGCGGGACGAAGTGTACCTGTCTTCCATGGGCGACCAGCGGCTGATGAGGCAGATCGGCGATGGCCCCGGTTTTCAGGACGTCCCCTTCGACATGGGTACGGCGGCGCATCGGCCCTATCTGGGCGATGATGGCCGCCCGTCCACGGGCTGGCACATCGCCTTTGGCGACGTGAACAATGACGGGCGGGACGATGCCTTCATTGCCAAGGGCAATGTTCAGCAAATGCCCGGCAATGCGATGGAGGACCCGAACAACCTGTTGATCGCGCAGGCCGATGGCAGCTTTGCCGAGGCAGGTGACATCGCGGGCGTTGCGTCGCTGCATCGGGGGCGCGGGGCCGCGCTGGTGGACTTCAACGGCGATGGGTTGCTGGATCTGGCGGTCGTCAACCGGCGCGCCCCGTTGGAGATCTGGCAGAACGTGACCCGAACGGACGGAAACTGGCTGTCTGTTTCCCTGTCGCAGCCTGCCCCGAACACGCAGGCCGTGGGCGCGTGGATCGAGGTGGATGACGGGGGTGCCGTTCAGTCCCGCGAAGTGACCGTTGGGGGCGGGCATGCGGGCGGCGTTGCCGGGCCGCAGCACTTTGGGTTGGGCGCGGCGCAAACGGTGCGTCTGCGCGTGCGGTGGCCGCATGCGGCGTGGAGCGGTTGGCAAGATGTGGCAGCCGGTGCACCCGTTGTCTTGCGGCGGTAG
- a CDS encoding cytochrome c peroxidase, which produces MAAPVWAADLPFEEPVFPDVNSAQVELGRLLFYDPILSGSKTVSCATCHHPRFATGDGVSLGLGDGATGLGPDRVADPENLPEQRIPRNAPPLFNLGATEFTVFFHDGRLEVDASRPSGIRTPLGAEMEAGFASALSAQSMFPVLSADEMAGHYSENEIAQAVRQGLITGTGGAWDLLSRRIAAIPDYRARFDSVIGDDPIHFTDISDAVAAFLDFEWRGVASPFDLYLRNGTEMDPAAMRGMDLFYGKAGCADCHSGRFQTDHGFHAIAMPQIGPGKAARFESHAQDTGRMRVTGDPEDAYAFRTPPLRNVAQTAPYGHSGAYATLKGVVQHHLDPVASLRNYDIGQAVMPGFQADDMRVLSDEDELNAIAAANDLAPTALSENEVDDILAFLNALTDPQSIRGALGIPSAVPSGLPIDK; this is translated from the coding sequence ATGGCGGCCCCGGTGTGGGCCGCCGATTTGCCGTTCGAAGAGCCCGTGTTTCCAGACGTGAACAGCGCGCAGGTCGAATTGGGCCGGTTGCTGTTCTATGATCCGATCCTGTCTGGGTCGAAGACGGTTAGCTGTGCGACCTGTCACCATCCGAGGTTCGCGACAGGCGACGGGGTGTCGCTGGGTCTGGGCGATGGCGCGACGGGCCTGGGGCCGGACCGCGTGGCCGATCCCGAGAACCTGCCGGAACAGCGCATTCCGCGCAACGCGCCGCCGCTGTTCAATCTGGGCGCGACAGAATTCACCGTGTTCTTCCACGATGGCCGGTTGGAGGTGGACGCAAGCCGCCCGTCGGGCATCCGCACGCCCCTGGGCGCGGAGATGGAGGCGGGCTTTGCCTCGGCCCTGTCGGCGCAATCCATGTTCCCGGTGCTGTCGGCGGACGAAATGGCGGGGCACTACAGCGAAAACGAGATTGCCCAGGCCGTGCGGCAGGGGCTGATCACCGGCACCGGCGGCGCGTGGGACCTGCTGTCGCGACGGATCGCGGCAATCCCGGACTACCGCGCGCGGTTTGACAGCGTGATCGGGGACGACCCCATCCATTTCACGGACATTTCCGACGCGGTGGCCGCCTTCCTCGATTTCGAATGGCGCGGTGTGGCCAGCCCGTTTGACCTTTATCTGCGCAACGGAACCGAAATGGATCCGGCGGCCATGCGCGGTATGGACCTGTTTTACGGCAAGGCGGGGTGCGCCGATTGCCATTCGGGCCGGTTCCAGACCGACCACGGCTTTCATGCCATTGCCATGCCGCAGATCGGACCGGGCAAGGCCGCCCGGTTTGAAAGCCATGCACAGGACACGGGGCGGATGCGGGTCACCGGAGACCCAGAAGACGCCTATGCGTTTCGCACGCCGCCCCTGCGCAATGTCGCGCAGACGGCGCCGTACGGTCACAGCGGGGCCTATGCCACGCTGAAAGGCGTGGTGCAGCACCACCTTGATCCGGTTGCCAGCTTGCGCAATTACGACATCGGTCAGGCCGTGATGCCCGGGTTTCAGGCCGACGACATGCGGGTGCTGAGCGATGAGGACGAGCTGAACGCCATCGCCGCTGCCAACGACCTGGCCCCGACCGCGCTGTCGGAGAACGAGGTGGACGACATTCTCGCCTTTCTCAACGCGCTGACCGATCCACAAAGCATCCGCGGCGCGCTGGGCATTCCGTCCGCGGTGCCCAGCGGGCTGCCGATCGACAAATGA
- a CDS encoding PaaI family thioesterase, with the protein MPSLPPEGPGIIRDETGAQTLLGYVVDIREADGVSRCWLDIGAQHGNRHGGLHGGIMSAMLDNAMGFAAARTGNDDGSSKVATLTMTTNYLAPASGGVVVATGEVAGGGRSTIFTEGRLEDESGTVLATSTGVYKRVRGG; encoded by the coding sequence TTGCCCTCTCTGCCGCCTGAAGGGCCGGGGATCATCCGCGACGAGACGGGTGCGCAAACGCTGCTGGGCTATGTCGTGGACATCCGCGAAGCGGACGGCGTGTCGCGCTGCTGGCTCGACATCGGCGCGCAGCATGGCAACCGCCACGGCGGGCTGCATGGGGGCATCATGTCCGCGATGCTCGACAACGCCATGGGCTTTGCCGCCGCGCGGACCGGCAATGACGATGGCAGCAGCAAGGTGGCGACCCTGACAATGACGACCAACTACCTCGCCCCCGCCAGTGGCGGAGTGGTGGTCGCCACGGGCGAGGTCGCAGGCGGCGGACGCAGCACCATCTTTACCGAAGGGCGGCTTGAGGACGAAAGCGGCACCGTCCTTGCCACGTCCACGGGCGTCTACAAGCGGGTCCGGGGTGGATAG
- a CDS encoding acyl-CoA dehydrogenase — protein MDFNLTEERQMLQDTLRRYLREQYGTARRNEILASDTGFSPDIWVELADLGVLGALFTEDMGGFGGAGFDIAVVFEELGRAGVVEPILDSALFGGRLLAAAGKTDLVEQVIGGALHLAVAHGEPDSRYDLDHVNTTANDNALTGRKAVVMNAEAADHLIVSAKDGDTIALYLVNKDATGLDIQGYPLLAGGRAAEVTLDNTPGEPLGLTLTDYEAANRLALIAQCAEALGAMETATALTKDYLMTRKQFGRPIGTFQALAHRMADLLIELEQARSAVINAAGYIDDARADMHLSASKNLIGRIGRLVAEEAIQMHGGIAMTQEYELAHIAKRIVMADHRFGDTDYHLERFIALSAA, from the coding sequence ATGGACTTCAACCTCACCGAAGAACGGCAGATGCTGCAAGACACGTTGCGGCGCTACCTGCGGGAACAGTACGGCACCGCACGGCGGAACGAAATCCTCGCCTCGGACACCGGGTTCTCGCCCGACATCTGGGTGGAACTGGCGGACCTCGGCGTCCTCGGCGCGCTGTTCACCGAGGACATGGGCGGCTTTGGCGGCGCAGGGTTCGACATCGCCGTGGTGTTCGAGGAACTGGGCCGGGCAGGCGTCGTCGAACCCATCCTCGACAGCGCACTTTTCGGCGGTCGCCTCCTCGCAGCGGCGGGCAAGACGGACCTCGTCGAACAGGTGATTGGCGGTGCGCTGCACCTTGCCGTCGCCCACGGCGAACCCGACAGCCGCTATGACCTCGACCACGTGAACACCACCGCGAATGACAACGCACTCACAGGCCGCAAGGCCGTCGTGATGAACGCCGAAGCCGCCGATCACCTGATCGTTTCGGCCAAGGACGGCGATACAATCGCGCTTTACCTCGTGAACAAGGATGCGACAGGTCTGGACATCCAGGGCTACCCCCTCCTTGCCGGGGGCCGCGCCGCCGAGGTCACGCTGGACAACACGCCCGGCGAGCCGCTTGGCCTGACGCTCACCGACTATGAGGCCGCCAACCGCCTCGCCCTTATCGCACAATGCGCCGAAGCGCTGGGTGCCATGGAAACCGCCACCGCGCTCACCAAGGACTATCTGATGACGCGCAAGCAATTCGGGCGGCCCATCGGCACCTTCCAGGCGCTTGCCCACCGCATGGCGGATCTGTTGATCGAGCTGGAACAGGCGCGCTCTGCCGTGATCAACGCCGCCGGCTATATCGACGACGCGCGCGCGGACATGCATCTGTCGGCCTCGAAAAACCTGATTGGTCGCATCGGCCGTCTGGTGGCCGAGGAAGCGATCCAGATGCATGGCGGCATCGCCATGACGCAGGAATACGAACTGGCCCATATCGCCAAGCGCATCGTCATGGCCGACCACCGGTTCGGCGACACTGACTACCACCTGGAGCGGTTCATTGCCCTCTCTGCCGCCTGA
- the xylA gene encoding xylose isomerase, producing MTTGFFDAVPPATFEGPDSTNPMAFRHYNSDAVVMGKRMEDHLRFAVAYWHSLAWEGGDPFGGQTFIRPWHPQDDMGRAKMKADVAFEMFERLGVPFFCWHDADIRPEGATFAESLDRLNEITDYFGPKMEATGVGCLWGTANMFSHRRWMAGASTNPDPDVFAYAAATVKGCMDATRKLGGQNYVLWGGREGYETLLNTDMGRELDHMGRFLSMVVEYKHKIGFEGQILVEPKPQEPSKHQYDFDAATCVGFLRKYGLEGEVKLNLEQGHAILAGHSFEHEIAVAASEGMLGSIDMNRNDYQSGWDTDQFPNNVPEVALCYYHILKAGGLGLGGTNFDAKLRRQSLDAEDLIAAHVGAMDICARGLKAAAAMIEDGGLDDALAARYAGWGTAEAQAMLKSDLATISDRVIAEGIAPQPHSGRQEILENYVSRFV from the coding sequence ATGACCACTGGATTCTTTGACGCCGTCCCGCCCGCCACCTTCGAGGGACCGGACAGCACCAACCCGATGGCCTTCCGCCACTACAACTCCGACGCGGTGGTGATGGGCAAGCGCATGGAGGATCATCTGCGCTTTGCCGTCGCCTATTGGCATTCCCTTGCTTGGGAGGGGGGTGATCCGTTTGGCGGGCAGACGTTCATTCGCCCCTGGCATCCGCAGGACGATATGGGGCGGGCCAAGATGAAGGCCGATGTCGCCTTCGAGATGTTCGAGCGGTTGGGTGTGCCGTTCTTTTGTTGGCATGATGCGGATATCCGGCCGGAGGGGGCGACGTTTGCAGAAAGCCTGGATCGGCTGAACGAGATCACCGATTACTTCGGGCCCAAGATGGAAGCGACCGGGGTGGGGTGTTTGTGGGGGACCGCCAACATGTTCAGCCACCGTCGCTGGATGGCGGGCGCGTCAACCAACCCGGACCCGGATGTCTTTGCCTATGCTGCCGCCACCGTGAAAGGGTGCATGGATGCGACCCGGAAGCTGGGCGGCCAGAACTATGTCCTGTGGGGCGGGCGCGAGGGGTACGAGACCTTGCTGAACACCGACATGGGCCGGGAGCTGGACCATATGGGCCGGTTCCTGTCCATGGTGGTCGAGTACAAGCACAAGATCGGGTTTGAGGGCCAGATCCTTGTCGAGCCGAAGCCGCAGGAGCCCAGCAAGCATCAGTATGATTTCGATGCGGCGACCTGTGTCGGATTTTTGCGCAAATATGGCCTTGAGGGCGAGGTGAAGCTGAACCTGGAGCAGGGCCATGCCATTCTGGCCGGACATTCGTTCGAGCACGAGATTGCGGTGGCCGCATCGGAAGGGATGCTGGGGTCCATCGACATGAACCGCAACGACTACCAGTCGGGGTGGGACACGGACCAGTTCCCCAACAATGTGCCCGAGGTGGCGCTGTGTTACTACCACATCCTGAAGGCCGGGGGGCTTGGCCTGGGTGGTACGAATTTCGACGCCAAGCTGCGCCGCCAGTCGTTGGATGCCGAGGATTTGATCGCCGCCCATGTGGGCGCCATGGACATCTGTGCGCGGGGGTTGAAAGCTGCGGCGGCGATGATCGAGGATGGTGGATTGGACGACGCCTTGGCGGCCCGCTATGCCGGGTGGGGGACCGCCGAGGCGCAGGCCATGCTGAAGAGCGATCTTGCGACGATTTCGGATCGTGTCATTGCCGAGGGGATCGCGCCGCAGCCCCATTCGGGCCGGCAGGAGATTTTGGAGAACTATGTTTCGCGTTTTGTGTAA
- a CDS encoding class I adenylate-forming enzyme family protein, with protein sequence MDSVYDLLAHQVATRPDALALEDVTGARLTYADLSTAAGEIAEVLKTKGIEQGDRVMIVSENCAAKVAALFATWALGAIAVPVNARQTAAEIDRVDAHAAPKAVFFTTQISPDAKKHSITAQKKIADLDASTISGIWGEISLHCPRGDSFPRDSDVAVLLYTTGTTGDPKGVMLTHANVRFGGKTSAELRGMTHDDLIYGVLPTTHVFGLCSVVVAAIHAGAPVRLVPRFVVADVFDALRDGITLFSAVPQMHALLMAHAKALGETALGSRTLRYVSSGAAPLDPTWKREAEAFYGVAIQNGYGMTESTAGTAATRNVLGDPDTSVGPALPGIEIAIDERVPGGEVLTRGPHVMKGYFRNPDETAKVLSDDGWLRTGDLGQIDEAGKLHILGRAKELIIHGGFNVFPPEVEAALNDHPDVVQAAVVGRAVGGDEEVLAFVQVPDGSVLMENDLRDFVKGRLAGYKRPARYVLASHLPAAPTGKILKHKLIETFAEQLV encoded by the coding sequence GTGGATAGCGTCTATGACCTCCTTGCCCATCAGGTGGCAACCCGGCCCGATGCGCTGGCCTTGGAAGATGTCACAGGCGCGCGCCTGACCTATGCAGACCTGAGCACCGCCGCAGGCGAGATTGCCGAAGTGCTGAAAACCAAGGGCATCGAACAAGGCGACCGCGTCATGATCGTGTCCGAGAATTGCGCCGCCAAGGTCGCGGCCCTCTTTGCCACATGGGCCTTGGGGGCCATCGCCGTTCCGGTGAATGCCCGCCAGACCGCCGCCGAAATCGACCGCGTCGATGCCCATGCCGCGCCCAAGGCAGTGTTCTTCACCACACAGATCTCGCCAGACGCGAAAAAGCACAGCATCACCGCACAGAAAAAAATCGCAGATTTAGACGCCAGCACCATATCCGGCATATGGGGAGAGATATCGCTACACTGTCCCCGCGGGGACAGTTTCCCCAGGGACAGCGACGTTGCCGTCCTCCTTTATACCACCGGCACCACGGGCGATCCCAAGGGCGTCATGCTCACCCATGCCAACGTCCGCTTCGGCGGCAAGACCAGCGCCGAGTTGCGCGGCATGACCCACGACGACCTCATCTATGGCGTGCTGCCCACCACGCACGTGTTCGGGTTGTGTTCGGTCGTCGTCGCTGCCATCCACGCCGGTGCGCCCGTGCGTCTGGTGCCGCGCTTTGTCGTGGCGGATGTTTTCGACGCGCTCCGCGACGGCATCACCCTCTTCTCCGCCGTGCCGCAAATGCACGCGCTTCTGATGGCCCACGCCAAGGCGCTTGGCGAGACAGCACTCGGTTCCAGAACGCTTCGCTACGTGTCCTCGGGTGCTGCACCACTGGACCCAACTTGGAAACGCGAGGCCGAGGCGTTTTATGGCGTCGCGATCCAGAACGGCTATGGCATGACCGAGAGCACCGCAGGAACTGCGGCGACGCGGAACGTGCTTGGGGACCCCGACACGTCCGTCGGACCTGCGTTGCCGGGGATCGAGATCGCCATTGATGAGCGTGTTCCGGGGGGTGAAGTCCTGACCCGCGGACCGCATGTGATGAAAGGGTATTTTCGAAATCCCGATGAGACCGCGAAGGTGCTGAGCGATGATGGCTGGTTGCGCACAGGGGACCTCGGGCAGATTGATGAGGCTGGCAAGCTGCACATTCTGGGGCGCGCAAAAGAGTTGATCATTCACGGGGGGTTCAACGTATTCCCGCCCGAGGTGGAGGCTGCGCTCAACGACCATCCGGACGTCGTGCAGGCGGCTGTGGTCGGGCGCGCCGTGGGGGGGGACGAAGAGGTGCTGGCCTTTGTTCAGGTTCCGGACGGAAGCGTATTGATGGAGAATGACCTGCGCGACTTCGTCAAGGGACGGCTGGCCGGGTACAAGCGGCCTGCGCGCTACGTGTTGGCTTCGCACTTGCCTGCGGCGCCAACCGGCAAGATCCTCAAGCACAAGCTGATCGAGACCTTTGCGGAGCAGTTGGTCTGA
- the rpe gene encoding ribulose-phosphate 3-epimerase, producing the protein MPFDRSIKIAPSILAADFANFGAECAAACDQGADWIHVDVMDGHFVPNITFGPATCAAIRPHIKGVMDVHLMIAPVDPYIDAFADAGADVLTAHVEAGPHIHRTLQAIRGAGMKAGVALNPGTPAAAVEEVMDMVDLVCVMTVNPGFGGQKFIDMSNKIKALRAMIGDRPVHVEIDGGVDPTTAPIVARAGADVLVAGSAVFRGGSVSDPAPYGDNIRNIRAAAEGVWT; encoded by the coding sequence ATGCCCTTCGACCGCTCGATCAAGATCGCCCCCTCCATCCTCGCCGCTGACTTCGCCAATTTCGGCGCGGAATGCGCCGCTGCCTGCGACCAGGGCGCGGACTGGATCCATGTCGATGTCATGGACGGCCATTTCGTGCCGAACATAACCTTCGGTCCAGCCACCTGCGCGGCGATCCGCCCCCATATCAAGGGCGTGATGGATGTCCATCTGATGATCGCGCCCGTCGATCCCTATATCGATGCCTTTGCGGATGCAGGCGCTGACGTGCTCACCGCCCATGTCGAGGCCGGGCCCCACATCCACCGCACGCTGCAAGCCATCCGGGGCGCGGGCATGAAAGCGGGTGTGGCCCTCAACCCCGGCACCCCCGCCGCGGCGGTGGAAGAGGTGATGGACATGGTCGACCTGGTCTGCGTGATGACGGTGAACCCCGGCTTCGGCGGTCAGAAGTTCATCGATATGTCGAACAAGATCAAAGCGTTGCGCGCCATGATCGGCGACCGCCCTGTGCATGTCGAAATCGACGGCGGCGTGGACCCGACAACTGCGCCGATCGTGGCCAGGGCAGGCGCAGACGTGCTGGTCGCAGGCTCCGCCGTCTTCCGGGGCGGCTCCGTCAGCGATCCTGCCCCTTACGGTGACAACATCCGCAACATCCGCGCCGCAGCGGAGGGGGTCTGGACGTAA
- the xylB gene encoding xylulokinase, whose amino-acid sequence MYLGLDLGTSGVKALLVDGDGHAVGGADATYDVSNPAAGWSEQDPDDWVRGVGTALAALRARHPAAYGAVRALSFSGHMHGAVMVDADGAVLRPCILWNDTRSHAEASAMDADPVARAISGNIVFPGFTAPKLAWVAVHEPEIFARVARVMLPKDYLLWWLTGRFATEMSDAAGTAWLDVGARDWSEDLLALGGLRRDQMPDLLEGTDVVGEVQPARADLGLPAGCKVVAGGADNAVAACGVGALGEGDGFVSLGTSGVVLAGRDRYAPDAATAVHTFCHAVPGRWYQMGVVLAATDSLNWLSRVTGQGAGDLSAALGDTLHAPGDVKFYPYLSGERTPHNDAAVRGGLTGLDVATGPQDLTRAVMAGVSFALRDSFEALKATGAQLSSALAIGGGSRSEYWTRMLATTLNIPLERPDEGAFGAALGAARIAMCGDTGADPGTVMTKPPVVDVITPQADLIAAYDDAYSAFAGAYSKLKAMP is encoded by the coding sequence ATGTATCTCGGACTTGATCTGGGCACGTCGGGTGTGAAAGCGCTGCTGGTCGATGGCGACGGGCATGCGGTCGGCGGTGCCGATGCCACCTATGACGTGTCGAACCCGGCCGCGGGTTGGAGCGAGCAGGACCCTGACGACTGGGTGCGGGGCGTAGGCACCGCGTTGGCCGCGCTGCGGGCCAGGCATCCGGCTGCGTATGGTGCTGTGCGCGCCCTGTCCTTTTCGGGTCACATGCACGGGGCGGTCATGGTTGACGCAGATGGCGCTGTGCTGCGCCCCTGCATTCTGTGGAATGACACGCGCAGCCATGCCGAGGCATCCGCCATGGATGCCGACCCGGTGGCGCGCGCCATCAGCGGCAATATCGTGTTCCCGGGATTTACCGCGCCCAAACTGGCCTGGGTCGCAGTGCATGAGCCCGAGATCTTTGCCCGGGTGGCGCGGGTCATGTTGCCCAAGGATTACCTGTTGTGGTGGCTGACAGGCCGCTTTGCCACGGAGATGTCGGATGCGGCGGGCACTGCGTGGCTGGATGTGGGCGCGCGGGATTGGTCGGAGGACCTTTTGGCGCTGGGCGGACTGCGCCGGGACCAGATGCCGGACCTTCTGGAGGGCACCGACGTCGTGGGCGAGGTGCAGCCGGCCCGTGCCGATCTGGGCCTGCCTGCGGGGTGCAAGGTGGTGGCCGGGGGCGCGGACAATGCGGTGGCCGCGTGCGGCGTGGGCGCGTTGGGCGAAGGCGATGGTTTCGTGTCCCTCGGGACGTCGGGCGTCGTGCTGGCAGGGCGCGATCGCTATGCGCCGGATGCGGCAACGGCTGTTCACACCTTTTGCCACGCCGTGCCCGGGCGGTGGTACCAGATGGGTGTGGTGTTGGCCGCGACAGACAGCCTGAACTGGTTGAGCCGGGTCACGGGGCAAGGCGCAGGCGATTTGTCCGCTGCGTTGGGTGATACGCTGCATGCGCCGGGGGATGTGAAATTCTATCCCTACCTGTCGGGCGAACGGACGCCCCATAATGATGCCGCTGTGCGGGGCGGGCTGACGGGGCTGGATGTCGCCACGGGCCCGCAGGACCTGACCCGGGCTGTCATGGCCGGTGTCAGCTTTGCCTTGCGTGACAGTTTCGAGGCCCTGAAAGCCACCGGTGCGCAGCTGTCATCGGCCCTTGCCATCGGGGGTGGCAGCCGGTCGGAGTACTGGACGCGCATGCTGGCCACGACCCTGAACATTCCGCTGGAACGCCCGGACGAGGGTGCCTTTGGCGCCGCCCTGGGCGCTGCGCGCATCGCGATGTGCGGTGACACGGGCGCGGACCCCGGCACCGTGATGACAAAACCCCCGGTCGTTGATGTGATAACCCCGCAGGCGGACCTGATTGCCGCCTATGACGACGCCTATTCTGCCTTTGCAGGCGCTTACTCCAAACTGAAAGCCATGCCATGA